In Carya illinoinensis cultivar Pawnee chromosome 6, C.illinoinensisPawnee_v1, whole genome shotgun sequence, a single genomic region encodes these proteins:
- the LOC122313586 gene encoding transcription factor TFIIIB component B''-like isoform X1 has product MDLDDPFCDDILETVKSKPKAGGKFQPKAKASVKNGTSTSVPSAPSGSIDENSVRLTPSGLETKQYARPVVAEDKLTTADGISAATSEIVCINQKSKDNESSFADNKSLESVKTSSQHVMGEDIGSKDALHPEVGTSESNIGWHSCIGILSAEIDSMEFELEPFGGILSEADATNGNDDREGSLSHSKMPTFLDFNNKDSVEHFGIRACNSVDSSALGPCDAAEPQTRPDAHTNQDTVTCREAGVSNKGVDVRIDNGRSETEFQEAGAFSGMEDLDFMSQDNIPFGLHAGKFRPKPKMKAIKEKPSTDTSHPEVESVMHSQTPELVPSYTGYANVNSVSAFPADDLQDNSMRFDDFITLDPTSEISMNEESINLAKTYSDGPVPRDTLHSEDVPEILTELDSNCRRGEASTSSDLLQKCKRSATADEENNDGKSSGNLNNDGKSLRKLRKKVSFQLIDEPDGEVNENGGFSGEPPTDSNIGEVEDRDDDDEYRVESDEEFRVESMSQKKRAPRKSKKSGVENGKPVQKRKKANEAADQSTKEPPKKFSHSTRRNRRRVDKVLLETPEDEIDPQRLPIKDLILLAEYKERLASKEAETSKTPLTNLRSYNSFPRESSYNGEATFVSEQGRGSDDDQPSYEVPTDPFVNYQSFMDKTPSTRWSKQDTELFYEAVRQFGTDFSMIQQLFPGRTRHQVKLKFKKEERQYPLRLSEALTSRAKDHSHFHLVIERLQQASQAEDAYVDDEVARTGKEEEEIVELTTQAKEEVAKPEQDGEVVVEDQEADLGEVHSPAKSDAGDDNLYDWSQYKSDY; this is encoded by the exons ATGGATTTGGACGACCCATTTTGTGATGATATTCTGGAGACAGTTAAAAGTAAAC ccaAGGCTGGTGGCAAGTTTCAACCAAAGGCTAAAGCCAGTGTGAAAAATGGGACTTCTACATCAGTTCCATCAGCTCCTTCAGGTTctattgatgaaaattctgttAGACTAACCCCCTCAGGCTTAGAGACTAAACAATATGCTCGGCCCGTTGTCGCAGAAGATAAATTGACAACTGCGGATGGAATTTCTGCAGCTACCTCAGAGATTGTATGCATTAACCAGAAATCAAAAGACAATGAAAGCTCTTTTGCTGACAACAAAAGCTTGGAATCAGTCAAGACCTCATCCCAACATGTGATGGGAGAGGATATTGGCTCTAAAGATGCTCTGCATCCAGAGGTTGGAACATCTGAGAGCAACATTGGTTGGCATTCCTGCATAGGAATCTTGTCAGCAGAG ATAGACTCCATGGAATTTGAATTGGAGCCCTTTGGAGGTATTCTTTCTGAGGCTGACGCAACAAATGGTAATGATGATCGGGAAGGTTCCCTTTCTCATTCAAAAATGCCTACTTTTCTTGATTTCAACAATAAGGATTCAGTGGAGCATTTTGGTATTCGGGCATGTAATTCTGTTGACTCTTCAGCACTCGGGCCATGTGATGCTGCAGAGCCTCAAACTCGTCCTGATGCTCATACAAACCAAGATACAGTTACTTGCAGGGAAGCTGGTGTTTCTAACAAGGGTGTAGACGTTCGGATTGATAATGGAAGGTCGGAAACAGAG TTTCAGGAAGCTGGGGCCTTTTCTGGCATGGAAGATCTAGATTTTATGTCTCAGGACAATATTCCATTTG GACTGCATGCTGGCAAGTTTCGACCCAAGCCCAAGATGAAAGCAATAAAAGAGAAACCTAGTACTGACACCTCTCACCCAGAAGTTGAGTCTGTTATGCATTCACAAACTCCTGAGTTGGTTCCTTCTTACACTGGATATGCGAATGTGAACTCAGTTTCTGCCTTCCCGGCTGACGATTTACAAGATAACTCCATGAGGTTTGATGATTTTATTACATTGGACCCAACTTCAGAAATTTCAATGAACGAAGAATCAATAAATCTTGCCAAAACTTACTCCGATGGCCCCGTTCCGAGGGATACTCTGCATTCAGAGGATGTTCCTGAAATTCTAACGGAACTG GATTCTAACTGTAGAAGAGGAGAAGCTTCTACATCATCAGATCTTCTTCAAAAATGCAAAAGATCTGCTACAGCTGATGAAGAGAACAATGATGGCAAATCATCGGGAAATCTAAACAATGATGGCAAATCGTTGAGAAAGTTAAGGAAAAAAGTATCTTTTCAACTTATCGACGAGCCAGATGGTGAGGTTAATGAAAATGGGGGCTTCTCTGGTGAACCTCCCACTGATTCTAATATAGGCGAAGTTGAGGACCGTGATGATGACGATGAATATAGAGTGGAAAGTGATGAGGAATTTAGAGTGGAAAGTATGTCCCAGAAGAAAAGGGCTCCAAGAAAGTCAAAGAAATCTGGGGTTGAAAATGGTAAACCCGTACAAAAGCGCAAGAAGGCCAATGAAGCAGCTGACCAGTCAACCAAAGAACCTCCCAAAAAATTTTCTCATTCAACGCGTCGAAACAGGAGACGTG TGGATAAGGTGTTACTTGAAACACCAGAGGATGAAATTGACCCTCAAAGGTTGCCTATCAAGGATCTCATTTTGCTCGCTGAGTACAAGGAGCGACTAGCG AGCAAAGAGGCAGAAACGTCAAAAACACCCTTGACCAATTTAAG GTCTTACAATTCCTTTCCTAGGGAATCATCTTACAATGGAGAGGCTACTTTTGTTTCAGAACAAGGCAGAGGTTCTGATGATGATCAACCAAGTTATGAGGTTCCAACTGACCCTTTCGTTAATTACCAGTCTTTCATGGACAAAACTCCCAGTACAAGATGGTCAAAACAAGACACAGAACTGTTCTATGAG GCTGTTCGGCAGTTTGGGACAGATTTTTCTATGATACAACAACTTTTTCCTGGTCGAACTCGTCATCAAGTCAAGTTGAAATTTAAGAAGGAAGAGCGTCAATATCCATTACGGCTTTCTGAAGCCCTAACTAGTCGTGCTAAAG ATCATTCCCATTTCCACTTGGTGATTGAGCGGTTGCAGCAAGCTTCTCAGGCAGAAGATGCTTATGTAGATGACGAGGTTGCAAGGACAggcaaggaggaggaggagatagTGGAATTGACTACTCAAGCGAAG GAGGAAGTGGCAAAACCTGAGCAGGATGGGGAAGTAGTCGTTGAAGATCAGGAAGCAGATTTGGGTGAAGTTCATAGTCCTGCAAAGTCTGATGCAGGCGATGATAACCTCTATGACTGGAGTCAatataaaagtgattattag
- the LOC122313586 gene encoding transcription factor TFIIIB component B''-like isoform X6, with the protein MDLDDPFCDDILETVKSKPKAGGKFQPKAKASVKNGTSTSVPSAPSGSIDENSVRLTPSGLETKQYARPVVAEDKLTTADGISAATSEIVCINQKSKDNESSFADNKSLESVKTSSQHVMGEDIGSKDALHPEVGTSESNIGWHSCIGILSAEIDSMEFELEPFGGILSEADATNALGPCDAAEPQTRPDAHTNQDTVTCREAGVSNKGVDVRIDNGRSETEFQEAGAFSGMEDLDFMSQDNIPFGLHAGKFRPKPKMKAIKEKPSTDTSHPEVESVMHSQTPELVPSYTGYANVNSVSAFPADDLQDNSMRFDDFITLDPTSEISMNEESINLAKTYSDGPVPRDTLHSEDVPEILTELDSNCRRGEASTSSDLLQKCKRSATADEENNDGKSSGNLNNDGKSLRKLRKKVSFQLIDEPDGEVNENGGFSGEPPTDSNIGEVEDRDDDDEYRVESDEEFRVESMSQKKRAPRKSKKSGVENGKPVQKRKKANEAADQSTKEPPKKFSHSTRRNRRRVDKVLLETPEDEIDPQRLPIKDLILLAEYKERLASKEAETSKTPLTNLRSYNSFPRESSYNGEATFVSEQGRGSDDDQPSYEVPTDPFVNYQSFMDKTPSTRWSKQDTELFYEAVRQFGTDFSMIQQLFPGRTRHQVKLKFKKEERQYPLRLSEALTSRAKDHSHFHLVIERLQQASQAEDAYVDDEVARTGKEEEEIVELTTQAKEEVAKPEQDGEVVVEDQEADLGEVHSPAKSDAGDDNLYDWSQYKSDY; encoded by the exons ATGGATTTGGACGACCCATTTTGTGATGATATTCTGGAGACAGTTAAAAGTAAAC ccaAGGCTGGTGGCAAGTTTCAACCAAAGGCTAAAGCCAGTGTGAAAAATGGGACTTCTACATCAGTTCCATCAGCTCCTTCAGGTTctattgatgaaaattctgttAGACTAACCCCCTCAGGCTTAGAGACTAAACAATATGCTCGGCCCGTTGTCGCAGAAGATAAATTGACAACTGCGGATGGAATTTCTGCAGCTACCTCAGAGATTGTATGCATTAACCAGAAATCAAAAGACAATGAAAGCTCTTTTGCTGACAACAAAAGCTTGGAATCAGTCAAGACCTCATCCCAACATGTGATGGGAGAGGATATTGGCTCTAAAGATGCTCTGCATCCAGAGGTTGGAACATCTGAGAGCAACATTGGTTGGCATTCCTGCATAGGAATCTTGTCAGCAGAG ATAGACTCCATGGAATTTGAATTGGAGCCCTTTGGAGGTATTCTTTCTGAGGCTGACGCAACAAATG CACTCGGGCCATGTGATGCTGCAGAGCCTCAAACTCGTCCTGATGCTCATACAAACCAAGATACAGTTACTTGCAGGGAAGCTGGTGTTTCTAACAAGGGTGTAGACGTTCGGATTGATAATGGAAGGTCGGAAACAGAG TTTCAGGAAGCTGGGGCCTTTTCTGGCATGGAAGATCTAGATTTTATGTCTCAGGACAATATTCCATTTG GACTGCATGCTGGCAAGTTTCGACCCAAGCCCAAGATGAAAGCAATAAAAGAGAAACCTAGTACTGACACCTCTCACCCAGAAGTTGAGTCTGTTATGCATTCACAAACTCCTGAGTTGGTTCCTTCTTACACTGGATATGCGAATGTGAACTCAGTTTCTGCCTTCCCGGCTGACGATTTACAAGATAACTCCATGAGGTTTGATGATTTTATTACATTGGACCCAACTTCAGAAATTTCAATGAACGAAGAATCAATAAATCTTGCCAAAACTTACTCCGATGGCCCCGTTCCGAGGGATACTCTGCATTCAGAGGATGTTCCTGAAATTCTAACGGAACTG GATTCTAACTGTAGAAGAGGAGAAGCTTCTACATCATCAGATCTTCTTCAAAAATGCAAAAGATCTGCTACAGCTGATGAAGAGAACAATGATGGCAAATCATCGGGAAATCTAAACAATGATGGCAAATCGTTGAGAAAGTTAAGGAAAAAAGTATCTTTTCAACTTATCGACGAGCCAGATGGTGAGGTTAATGAAAATGGGGGCTTCTCTGGTGAACCTCCCACTGATTCTAATATAGGCGAAGTTGAGGACCGTGATGATGACGATGAATATAGAGTGGAAAGTGATGAGGAATTTAGAGTGGAAAGTATGTCCCAGAAGAAAAGGGCTCCAAGAAAGTCAAAGAAATCTGGGGTTGAAAATGGTAAACCCGTACAAAAGCGCAAGAAGGCCAATGAAGCAGCTGACCAGTCAACCAAAGAACCTCCCAAAAAATTTTCTCATTCAACGCGTCGAAACAGGAGACGTG TGGATAAGGTGTTACTTGAAACACCAGAGGATGAAATTGACCCTCAAAGGTTGCCTATCAAGGATCTCATTTTGCTCGCTGAGTACAAGGAGCGACTAGCG AGCAAAGAGGCAGAAACGTCAAAAACACCCTTGACCAATTTAAG GTCTTACAATTCCTTTCCTAGGGAATCATCTTACAATGGAGAGGCTACTTTTGTTTCAGAACAAGGCAGAGGTTCTGATGATGATCAACCAAGTTATGAGGTTCCAACTGACCCTTTCGTTAATTACCAGTCTTTCATGGACAAAACTCCCAGTACAAGATGGTCAAAACAAGACACAGAACTGTTCTATGAG GCTGTTCGGCAGTTTGGGACAGATTTTTCTATGATACAACAACTTTTTCCTGGTCGAACTCGTCATCAAGTCAAGTTGAAATTTAAGAAGGAAGAGCGTCAATATCCATTACGGCTTTCTGAAGCCCTAACTAGTCGTGCTAAAG ATCATTCCCATTTCCACTTGGTGATTGAGCGGTTGCAGCAAGCTTCTCAGGCAGAAGATGCTTATGTAGATGACGAGGTTGCAAGGACAggcaaggaggaggaggagatagTGGAATTGACTACTCAAGCGAAG GAGGAAGTGGCAAAACCTGAGCAGGATGGGGAAGTAGTCGTTGAAGATCAGGAAGCAGATTTGGGTGAAGTTCATAGTCCTGCAAAGTCTGATGCAGGCGATGATAACCTCTATGACTGGAGTCAatataaaagtgattattag
- the LOC122313586 gene encoding transcription factor TFIIIB component B''-like isoform X5, whose product MDLDDPFCDDILETVKSKPKAGGKFQPKAKASVKNGTSTSVPSAPSATSEIVCINQKSKDNESSFADNKSLESVKTSSQHVMGEDIGSKDALHPEVGTSESNIGWHSCIGILSAEIDSMEFELEPFGGILSEADATNGNDDREGSLSHSKMPTFLDFNNKDSVEHFGIRACNSVDSSALGPCDAAEPQTRPDAHTNQDTVTCREAGVSNKGVDVRIDNGRSETEFQEAGAFSGMEDLDFMSQDNIPFGLHAGKFRPKPKMKAIKEKPSTDTSHPEVESVMHSQTPELVPSYTGYANVNSVSAFPADDLQDNSMRFDDFITLDPTSEISMNEESINLAKTYSDGPVPRDTLHSEDVPEILTELDSNCRRGEASTSSDLLQKCKRSATADEENNDGKSSGNLNNDGKSLRKLRKKVSFQLIDEPDGEVNENGGFSGEPPTDSNIGEVEDRDDDDEYRVESDEEFRVESMSQKKRAPRKSKKSGVENGKPVQKRKKANEAADQSTKEPPKKFSHSTRRNRRRVDKVLLETPEDEIDPQRLPIKDLILLAEYKERLASKEAETSKTPLTNLRSYNSFPRESSYNGEATFVSEQGRGSDDDQPSYEVPTDPFVNYQSFMDKTPSTRWSKQDTELFYEAVRQFGTDFSMIQQLFPGRTRHQVKLKFKKEERQYPLRLSEALTSRAKDHSHFHLVIERLQQASQAEDAYVDDEVARTGKEEEEIVELTTQAKEEVAKPEQDGEVVVEDQEADLGEVHSPAKSDAGDDNLYDWSQYKSDY is encoded by the exons ATGGATTTGGACGACCCATTTTGTGATGATATTCTGGAGACAGTTAAAAGTAAAC ccaAGGCTGGTGGCAAGTTTCAACCAAAGGCTAAAGCCAGTGTGAAAAATGGGACTTCTACATCAGTTCCATCAGCTCCTTCAG CTACCTCAGAGATTGTATGCATTAACCAGAAATCAAAAGACAATGAAAGCTCTTTTGCTGACAACAAAAGCTTGGAATCAGTCAAGACCTCATCCCAACATGTGATGGGAGAGGATATTGGCTCTAAAGATGCTCTGCATCCAGAGGTTGGAACATCTGAGAGCAACATTGGTTGGCATTCCTGCATAGGAATCTTGTCAGCAGAG ATAGACTCCATGGAATTTGAATTGGAGCCCTTTGGAGGTATTCTTTCTGAGGCTGACGCAACAAATGGTAATGATGATCGGGAAGGTTCCCTTTCTCATTCAAAAATGCCTACTTTTCTTGATTTCAACAATAAGGATTCAGTGGAGCATTTTGGTATTCGGGCATGTAATTCTGTTGACTCTTCAGCACTCGGGCCATGTGATGCTGCAGAGCCTCAAACTCGTCCTGATGCTCATACAAACCAAGATACAGTTACTTGCAGGGAAGCTGGTGTTTCTAACAAGGGTGTAGACGTTCGGATTGATAATGGAAGGTCGGAAACAGAG TTTCAGGAAGCTGGGGCCTTTTCTGGCATGGAAGATCTAGATTTTATGTCTCAGGACAATATTCCATTTG GACTGCATGCTGGCAAGTTTCGACCCAAGCCCAAGATGAAAGCAATAAAAGAGAAACCTAGTACTGACACCTCTCACCCAGAAGTTGAGTCTGTTATGCATTCACAAACTCCTGAGTTGGTTCCTTCTTACACTGGATATGCGAATGTGAACTCAGTTTCTGCCTTCCCGGCTGACGATTTACAAGATAACTCCATGAGGTTTGATGATTTTATTACATTGGACCCAACTTCAGAAATTTCAATGAACGAAGAATCAATAAATCTTGCCAAAACTTACTCCGATGGCCCCGTTCCGAGGGATACTCTGCATTCAGAGGATGTTCCTGAAATTCTAACGGAACTG GATTCTAACTGTAGAAGAGGAGAAGCTTCTACATCATCAGATCTTCTTCAAAAATGCAAAAGATCTGCTACAGCTGATGAAGAGAACAATGATGGCAAATCATCGGGAAATCTAAACAATGATGGCAAATCGTTGAGAAAGTTAAGGAAAAAAGTATCTTTTCAACTTATCGACGAGCCAGATGGTGAGGTTAATGAAAATGGGGGCTTCTCTGGTGAACCTCCCACTGATTCTAATATAGGCGAAGTTGAGGACCGTGATGATGACGATGAATATAGAGTGGAAAGTGATGAGGAATTTAGAGTGGAAAGTATGTCCCAGAAGAAAAGGGCTCCAAGAAAGTCAAAGAAATCTGGGGTTGAAAATGGTAAACCCGTACAAAAGCGCAAGAAGGCCAATGAAGCAGCTGACCAGTCAACCAAAGAACCTCCCAAAAAATTTTCTCATTCAACGCGTCGAAACAGGAGACGTG TGGATAAGGTGTTACTTGAAACACCAGAGGATGAAATTGACCCTCAAAGGTTGCCTATCAAGGATCTCATTTTGCTCGCTGAGTACAAGGAGCGACTAGCG AGCAAAGAGGCAGAAACGTCAAAAACACCCTTGACCAATTTAAG GTCTTACAATTCCTTTCCTAGGGAATCATCTTACAATGGAGAGGCTACTTTTGTTTCAGAACAAGGCAGAGGTTCTGATGATGATCAACCAAGTTATGAGGTTCCAACTGACCCTTTCGTTAATTACCAGTCTTTCATGGACAAAACTCCCAGTACAAGATGGTCAAAACAAGACACAGAACTGTTCTATGAG GCTGTTCGGCAGTTTGGGACAGATTTTTCTATGATACAACAACTTTTTCCTGGTCGAACTCGTCATCAAGTCAAGTTGAAATTTAAGAAGGAAGAGCGTCAATATCCATTACGGCTTTCTGAAGCCCTAACTAGTCGTGCTAAAG ATCATTCCCATTTCCACTTGGTGATTGAGCGGTTGCAGCAAGCTTCTCAGGCAGAAGATGCTTATGTAGATGACGAGGTTGCAAGGACAggcaaggaggaggaggagatagTGGAATTGACTACTCAAGCGAAG GAGGAAGTGGCAAAACCTGAGCAGGATGGGGAAGTAGTCGTTGAAGATCAGGAAGCAGATTTGGGTGAAGTTCATAGTCCTGCAAAGTCTGATGCAGGCGATGATAACCTCTATGACTGGAGTCAatataaaagtgattattag
- the LOC122313586 gene encoding transcription factor TFIIIB component B''-like isoform X2 has product MDLDDPFCDDILETVKSKPKAGGKFQPKAKASVKNGTSTSVPSAPSGSIDENSVRLTPSGLETKQYARPVVAEDKLTTADGISAATSEIVCINQKSKDNESSFADNKSLESVKTSSQHVMGEDIGSKDALHPEVGTSESNIGWHSCIGILSAEIDSMEFELEPFGGILSEADATNGNDDREGSLSHSKMPTFLDFNNKDSVEHFGIRACNSVDSSALGPCDAAEPQTRPDAHTNQDTVTCREAGVSNKGVDVRIDNGRSETEEAGAFSGMEDLDFMSQDNIPFGLHAGKFRPKPKMKAIKEKPSTDTSHPEVESVMHSQTPELVPSYTGYANVNSVSAFPADDLQDNSMRFDDFITLDPTSEISMNEESINLAKTYSDGPVPRDTLHSEDVPEILTELDSNCRRGEASTSSDLLQKCKRSATADEENNDGKSSGNLNNDGKSLRKLRKKVSFQLIDEPDGEVNENGGFSGEPPTDSNIGEVEDRDDDDEYRVESDEEFRVESMSQKKRAPRKSKKSGVENGKPVQKRKKANEAADQSTKEPPKKFSHSTRRNRRRVDKVLLETPEDEIDPQRLPIKDLILLAEYKERLASKEAETSKTPLTNLRSYNSFPRESSYNGEATFVSEQGRGSDDDQPSYEVPTDPFVNYQSFMDKTPSTRWSKQDTELFYEAVRQFGTDFSMIQQLFPGRTRHQVKLKFKKEERQYPLRLSEALTSRAKDHSHFHLVIERLQQASQAEDAYVDDEVARTGKEEEEIVELTTQAKEEVAKPEQDGEVVVEDQEADLGEVHSPAKSDAGDDNLYDWSQYKSDY; this is encoded by the exons ATGGATTTGGACGACCCATTTTGTGATGATATTCTGGAGACAGTTAAAAGTAAAC ccaAGGCTGGTGGCAAGTTTCAACCAAAGGCTAAAGCCAGTGTGAAAAATGGGACTTCTACATCAGTTCCATCAGCTCCTTCAGGTTctattgatgaaaattctgttAGACTAACCCCCTCAGGCTTAGAGACTAAACAATATGCTCGGCCCGTTGTCGCAGAAGATAAATTGACAACTGCGGATGGAATTTCTGCAGCTACCTCAGAGATTGTATGCATTAACCAGAAATCAAAAGACAATGAAAGCTCTTTTGCTGACAACAAAAGCTTGGAATCAGTCAAGACCTCATCCCAACATGTGATGGGAGAGGATATTGGCTCTAAAGATGCTCTGCATCCAGAGGTTGGAACATCTGAGAGCAACATTGGTTGGCATTCCTGCATAGGAATCTTGTCAGCAGAG ATAGACTCCATGGAATTTGAATTGGAGCCCTTTGGAGGTATTCTTTCTGAGGCTGACGCAACAAATGGTAATGATGATCGGGAAGGTTCCCTTTCTCATTCAAAAATGCCTACTTTTCTTGATTTCAACAATAAGGATTCAGTGGAGCATTTTGGTATTCGGGCATGTAATTCTGTTGACTCTTCAGCACTCGGGCCATGTGATGCTGCAGAGCCTCAAACTCGTCCTGATGCTCATACAAACCAAGATACAGTTACTTGCAGGGAAGCTGGTGTTTCTAACAAGGGTGTAGACGTTCGGATTGATAATGGAAGGTCGGAAACAGAG GAAGCTGGGGCCTTTTCTGGCATGGAAGATCTAGATTTTATGTCTCAGGACAATATTCCATTTG GACTGCATGCTGGCAAGTTTCGACCCAAGCCCAAGATGAAAGCAATAAAAGAGAAACCTAGTACTGACACCTCTCACCCAGAAGTTGAGTCTGTTATGCATTCACAAACTCCTGAGTTGGTTCCTTCTTACACTGGATATGCGAATGTGAACTCAGTTTCTGCCTTCCCGGCTGACGATTTACAAGATAACTCCATGAGGTTTGATGATTTTATTACATTGGACCCAACTTCAGAAATTTCAATGAACGAAGAATCAATAAATCTTGCCAAAACTTACTCCGATGGCCCCGTTCCGAGGGATACTCTGCATTCAGAGGATGTTCCTGAAATTCTAACGGAACTG GATTCTAACTGTAGAAGAGGAGAAGCTTCTACATCATCAGATCTTCTTCAAAAATGCAAAAGATCTGCTACAGCTGATGAAGAGAACAATGATGGCAAATCATCGGGAAATCTAAACAATGATGGCAAATCGTTGAGAAAGTTAAGGAAAAAAGTATCTTTTCAACTTATCGACGAGCCAGATGGTGAGGTTAATGAAAATGGGGGCTTCTCTGGTGAACCTCCCACTGATTCTAATATAGGCGAAGTTGAGGACCGTGATGATGACGATGAATATAGAGTGGAAAGTGATGAGGAATTTAGAGTGGAAAGTATGTCCCAGAAGAAAAGGGCTCCAAGAAAGTCAAAGAAATCTGGGGTTGAAAATGGTAAACCCGTACAAAAGCGCAAGAAGGCCAATGAAGCAGCTGACCAGTCAACCAAAGAACCTCCCAAAAAATTTTCTCATTCAACGCGTCGAAACAGGAGACGTG TGGATAAGGTGTTACTTGAAACACCAGAGGATGAAATTGACCCTCAAAGGTTGCCTATCAAGGATCTCATTTTGCTCGCTGAGTACAAGGAGCGACTAGCG AGCAAAGAGGCAGAAACGTCAAAAACACCCTTGACCAATTTAAG GTCTTACAATTCCTTTCCTAGGGAATCATCTTACAATGGAGAGGCTACTTTTGTTTCAGAACAAGGCAGAGGTTCTGATGATGATCAACCAAGTTATGAGGTTCCAACTGACCCTTTCGTTAATTACCAGTCTTTCATGGACAAAACTCCCAGTACAAGATGGTCAAAACAAGACACAGAACTGTTCTATGAG GCTGTTCGGCAGTTTGGGACAGATTTTTCTATGATACAACAACTTTTTCCTGGTCGAACTCGTCATCAAGTCAAGTTGAAATTTAAGAAGGAAGAGCGTCAATATCCATTACGGCTTTCTGAAGCCCTAACTAGTCGTGCTAAAG ATCATTCCCATTTCCACTTGGTGATTGAGCGGTTGCAGCAAGCTTCTCAGGCAGAAGATGCTTATGTAGATGACGAGGTTGCAAGGACAggcaaggaggaggaggagatagTGGAATTGACTACTCAAGCGAAG GAGGAAGTGGCAAAACCTGAGCAGGATGGGGAAGTAGTCGTTGAAGATCAGGAAGCAGATTTGGGTGAAGTTCATAGTCCTGCAAAGTCTGATGCAGGCGATGATAACCTCTATGACTGGAGTCAatataaaagtgattattag